The following coding sequences lie in one Bartonella sp. DGB1 genomic window:
- a CDS encoding squalene/phytoene synthase family protein, whose translation MSVSFLRQLKDAQYHQYLALLYAPIKLREPLAILYNFHYEISRLLYQTSNRDLAKIKVQWWIDIFEKLKNNENVSSYTPLVKKINLLINDYQLPVEKFIEYCNSQLSMNSEMKDIEDFTIYAEKTRGNILYLAIRIFLLNRKNNLSFDSINNIITKAAIILLGQDILRNFYHPYTRRLIPEILFKAVAIDSNLTILQLSEAEQKKIYKILCEFIFSNYKDFTMITDVLLKEANFLFLPISLTKGYYDNCHKFDKKDLVNFLSISKLKSQLIYFSSFYLGKFPILGNK comes from the coding sequence ATGTCAGTATCTTTTTTGCGTCAGTTGAAAGACGCTCAATATCATCAATATCTTGCTCTATTATATGCTCCAATAAAATTGCGTGAGCCTCTAGCAATATTATATAATTTTCATTATGAAATCTCTCGTTTATTATATCAAACCTCTAATCGTGATTTAGCTAAAATTAAAGTGCAATGGTGGATAGATATTTTTGAAAAATTAAAAAATAACGAAAATGTTAGCAGCTATACACCCTTGGTAAAAAAGATAAATTTACTTATTAATGATTATCAATTACCTGTAGAAAAATTTATTGAATATTGTAATTCACAGTTATCTATGAATAGCGAAATGAAGGATATTGAAGATTTTACAATATATGCTGAAAAAACAAGGGGAAATATTTTATATTTAGCTATTAGAATATTTTTATTAAATAGAAAAAATAATCTTTCCTTTGATTCCATTAATAATATAATTACTAAAGCTGCTATAATATTATTAGGACAAGATATTCTGCGTAATTTTTATCATCCTTATACTAGAAGATTAATACCAGAAATCTTATTTAAAGCTGTTGCTATTGATAGTAATTTAACCATTCTCCAATTGTCTGAGGCGGAACAGAAAAAAATTTATAAAATCTTGTGTGAATTTATCTTTAGTAATTATAAAGATTTTACTATGATAACAGATGTTTTATTGAAAGAGGCTAATTTTTTATTTTTACCTATTTCTTTAACTAAAGGATATTATGATAATTGTCATAAGTTTGATAAAAAAGATTTAGTTAATTTTTTATCTATATCTAAATTAAAAAGTCAGCTTATTTATTTTTCTAGCTTTTATCTTGGTAAATTTCCTATTTTAGGTAATAAATGA
- a CDS encoding Mth938-like domain-containing protein, giving the protein MGSAINIREAYLPGTTPIDSYGNGGFSFAKMSHKGSIICLPSGIYSWSPTSCNFTIEMLDRVFLEADQIEILLLGTGKELHPVNNELKKQLQKFNISADAMNTGAAVRTYNVLLAEDRAVAAAFYAVD; this is encoded by the coding sequence ATCGGCTATTAATATACGCGAGGCATATTTGCCTGGGACAACTCCTATCGATAGTTATGGTAATGGGGGTTTTAGTTTTGCTAAAATGTCACATAAAGGGTCGATAATTTGTTTGCCTTCAGGTATTTATAGTTGGTCACCTACTTCTTGTAATTTTACTATTGAAATGTTAGATCGTGTTTTTTTAGAAGCAGATCAAATAGAAATTTTATTATTGGGTACAGGTAAAGAGCTTCACCCTGTCAATAATGAGTTAAAGAAACAATTGCAAAAATTTAATATATCTGCAGATGCTATGAATACAGGTGCTGCAGTGCGTACTTATAATGTATTGTTAGCTGAAGATAGAGCCGTGGCTGCTGCTTTTTATGCTGTAGATTAA